In Candidatus Hydrogenedens sp., the genomic stretch AGGGTACTGCAGTTGATTTGAAAGTATCCTCAGGTCCATGCCCCGAAGGAGAAGGGACCGTCGAAGGAACCCCTGAAGGAACACAGGAAGGGACGCCTGAGGGTGTCGTTGAAGGAACCCCTGAAGGAACACCGGAAGGGACACCCGAAGGCGTCGTTGAAGGAACCCCGGAAGGAACACCCGAAGGTGTCGTTGAAGGGACACCGGAAGGAACTCCTGAAGGGACACCGGAAGGTGTCGTTGAAGGAACCCCTGAAGGAACACCGGAAGGGACACCCGAAGGTGTCGTTGAAGGAACACCGGAAGGAACTCCGGAAGGGACGCCAGAAGGTGTCGTTGAAGGAACCCCGGAAGGAACACCGGAAGGGACACCCGAAGGTGTCGTTGAAGGAACACCGGAAGGAACCCCGGAAGGGACACCCGAAGGTGTCGTTGAAGGTACTCCTGAAGGTATGCCAGAAGGAACACCCGAAGGCGTCGTCGAAGGAACCCCGGAAGGAACACCCGAAGGTGTCGTTGAAGGTACTCCGGAAGGAACACCGGAAGGCGTCGTCGAAGGAACCCCGGAAGGAACACCCGAAGGTACGGTCGAAGGAACACCGGAAGGAGAATATCCGCATCATAGTGCAGACCAAAACGGAGATGGGCAAATAAATCTTTCAGAACTTCTTCGGGTGATACAACTTTTTAATTATTTAGGTTATCACTGCGAAGCGGGAACTGAAGACGGATATGCTCCAGGATTGGATGGTGACCATACATGTAATTACCATGCTTCTGACTATAAACCGAAGGATTGGGTGATTAATTTAAGTGAATTATTACGGCTAATCCAATTCTTCAACATGGGTGGCTATCATCCGTGTCCAGAAGACCCTGAAAGCGAAGATGGCTATTGCCCCGGCCCGTGATTATTAGATGAACATGAACATATTAACATCATGATAAGCATTATAAGGGCGGGGATGAATACCCGCCCTTAATCATTGGTTTAGTAAAGTTTTATTTAAAAAATATGTTTGAACCATGGTTAAAAATATTTGCATACCTTATCTAAAAATGCATAGATTTTTTACTTATGATAATCTCGTTATGGTTCGAAATCCGGGAGTCAGCACTTTTTTGGGGAAAGCCTTCATTTTTTTTCTTCACAAAACCGATTTTTACTCTCTTAAAAACTCGGATTATTTATATTGCTATCTTTCACAGATAAAAAATTGGCTATTAGTCTCCAAGTTTCTTGATATTTTAGTTCTTACAGTAAAATTCTACAGAGAAAATTATTTAACTTACAAAACATTAAATAGAAGGAGATAACTATGTGCGGGAAAGTATCTAAAGTATTTTCCAAAGAGTGGGCATTAAAATATATAGTCTTTTTATTTTTTGTCGGTATTGCATTTGAAGTGCTTGCAGTCTCTCCTATTAACTCGCTCAATCAATCAAAAGGAGGAGTAAAAGATGTGGCAGTAGAGATAATAGAAGATGGAGAGACGATTATGAATATAGATGGAGAACCAGGGAATTACCCAGCTTTCAAGATATTTGTCCCAGCGGACACTTTATATATGAATGTCCGCACCATGGGAGGAACAGGTAATTGTGATTTGTATGTGTGGCATGAATCCTGTGAAGATTTACAAAAATGTTCATATACTTCAGAACATGACGGGAATAATGAGATGGTATCATTAATCGAGCCAACTTCTGGGTGGTGGTATATATGGTTGTGGGGTAGAAAAACATATAATGATGTTGGTTTAGTTGCAGATTATGTTGTTGGGATAGAGGAGATACCTCAGTTATTAGATGGAATGGAATTAACCTCTCTCTCTGGTATAGAAGATACCTGGCAATTTTTCAAGATATATGTTCCTAATGGTCAGGCTTTATTAAATGTGTATACCATGGGTGGTACTGGAGATTGTGATTTGTATGTGTGGCACGAGCCTTGGGAAAATATGAATAGTTTGCAGGAGTCAAATAATATTAGCACTAACTATGAGTCAATAACTTGTCTCCATCCTTTATCTGGTTGGTGGATAGTAGGACTTCGGGCTTATTGGGACTATAGTGAAGCTAGTTTAATCGCTGATTATGTTGGTATAGATGAAATAACCGTGTTAACCGATGGGGAGGAGGTAGTAACTTCGCTACCCCCACCGTATGATACTTGGCAACTTTTAAAAATAAATGTTCCCGCGGGTCAAGCATTATTGGATGTCAGCACTTGGGGAGGCACAGGTAATTGTGATTTGTATGTGTGGTATGAATCCTGTGAAGATGACAACTGTGAATATGTTTCTAAGAATGATGACAATAATGAAAGAGTAGGTGTATTCAAACCGAATGCTGGTTGGTGGATAATAGCATTGCATGGTATTTCAAGCGGAGTTAGTTTACTCGCAAATTGTATTGGGATAGATGAAATATCTGAGTTATCAGATGGTGTAGAGATAAATTCTCTATCTGGAACAGAGAATAGTTGGCAACTGTTCAAAATAAATGTCCCTCCAGACCAGGCAGTATTGGATATCCGCACCTGGGGAGGTTCAGGGAATTGCGATTTATATGCTTGGCACGAGTCTTGTGAGGATTGGAACTGTATAAATATTTCATCGTCATTAAACAATACTGAAACTATATGGAAAGTCAGTCCTGAATCTGGTTGGTGGTGTATAGCGATAAGCGGAGATTATAATGGAGTTAATTTAATGGCGAATTATATTAACATAGATGATATTTCAGAACTGACAGATGAAGTTGAGGTAAGCAATCTATATGGAGATAAGGGTAGTATTCAACTGTTCAAAATAAATGTCCCTCCGGACCAGGCAGTATTGGATATCCGCACCTGGGGAGGTTCAGGGAATTGCGATTTATATGCTTGGCACGAGTCTTGTGAAGCAGTCGAATGTATACATATGTCGGTAAATGAAACTAATAATGAAGAGATAGTAGTAAACAACCCTGCAGCTGGCTGGTGGATAATAGGACTGAATAGTGTTGATAGTTATATTGTTGTAAATCTACTTGCAGACTATAGCGGGGCAGTTGATGATATAACAGATGGTGAGTTGGTAAGTTCTATATCTACCTGGAAGTTATACTTAATAAATGTGCCTACTGCCCAGGAGTTGTTGTGGATTCATACCTGGGGAGGCACAGGCAACTGCGATTTGGTTGCCTACTCCGCATCTTGCCAAACATCTGATTGCTATTATAGTTCATCAAACTCAGGCAATGATGAACAAATAGTAATAAGCAATCCAACCTCTGGTTGGTGGTACATAGGTGTTTTTGGTTTCGACTTTAGCGGCGTCAATCTTATAGCAGACTATGTCTCAGGAAGTGAGATAGTAGAAGTGTCAGATGAAGAGATACAAGGTTCTCTATCAGGTGTTCAGTTTAGTCCTAAATACTTTAAGATAAATGTTCCTGATAGTCAGGCAAGATTAGGTGCTTATACTTGGGGAGGCTCGGGAAATTGTGATTTATACGGCTCTTATGCCTCCTGCACTACTTCAGATTGTAGGTTTTTCTCCTCTAATACGGGCAATTCAGAACAGGGGGTAAAAAATAATCCTGAGGGTGGTTGGTGGTATATAGTACTGTTTGGTACTGGGAGTTATAATGGTGTGAGTTTACTGACAGACTATTTCAGTGCCGAAGAGATAACAGACGGGGAGGTAGTAACTCCTCTATCTGGCAATATGTATAGTGTTAAATACTATATGATAAATGTGCCTGCGGGTCAGGTACAGTTGGATATTCATACCTGGGGAGGCACAGATAACTGTGAATTATATGCTTATCATCAGTCTTGCACCACAGCGGGATGTTCGTATAAGTCGGAAAATACAGGCAATGATGAACAGATATTATTGACTAATCCTGAGGGTGGTTGGTGGTATATAGTCGTGTATGGTGCGGAAAGTTTTGATGGAGTTAGTTTGACTGCCTCTTATACCAAAGAAATTACAAATGGTGAGGTAGTAACTCCCTTATCTGCAGACGAGGGAATCTTCCAATATTTTAAGATATATATTCCTACTCGTCAATCAAGGTTGGAGGTTAGCACCTGGGGAGGTACGGGAGATTGCAAATTGTATGTGCGATATGGGAGGTCTGGTTGCAGTTTACTTGTTTCTTCGTCGGAAGGCAATGAAGAAAAGATAGTGGTGAATAGCCCAATTGCTGGTTGGTGGTATGTAAGTTTATATGCCACTAAAGGGTATAACAATGTGAGTTTGACAGCAAACTACTTTATTGCAGAAGAACTAACAGACGGAGAGAGGGTAGGTCCATTATCTGGAGCTACAGGT encodes the following:
- a CDS encoding PPC domain-containing protein, with amino-acid sequence MCGKVSKVFSKEWALKYIVFLFFVGIAFEVLAVSPINSLNQSKGGVKDVAVEIIEDGETIMNIDGEPGNYPAFKIFVPADTLYMNVRTMGGTGNCDLYVWHESCEDLQKCSYTSEHDGNNEMVSLIEPTSGWWYIWLWGRKTYNDVGLVADYVVGIEEIPQLLDGMELTSLSGIEDTWQFFKIYVPNGQALLNVYTMGGTGDCDLYVWHEPWENMNSLQESNNISTNYESITCLHPLSGWWIVGLRAYWDYSEASLIADYVGIDEITVLTDGEEVVTSLPPPYDTWQLLKINVPAGQALLDVSTWGGTGNCDLYVWYESCEDDNCEYVSKNDDNNERVGVFKPNAGWWIIALHGISSGVSLLANCIGIDEISELSDGVEINSLSGTENSWQLFKINVPPDQAVLDIRTWGGSGNCDLYAWHESCEDWNCINISSSLNNTETIWKVSPESGWWCIAISGDYNGVNLMANYINIDDISELTDEVEVSNLYGDKGSIQLFKINVPPDQAVLDIRTWGGSGNCDLYAWHESCEAVECIHMSVNETNNEEIVVNNPAAGWWIIGLNSVDSYIVVNLLADYSGAVDDITDGELVSSISTWKLYLINVPTAQELLWIHTWGGTGNCDLVAYSASCQTSDCYYSSSNSGNDEQIVISNPTSGWWYIGVFGFDFSGVNLIADYVSGSEIVEVSDEEIQGSLSGVQFSPKYFKINVPDSQARLGAYTWGGSGNCDLYGSYASCTTSDCRFFSSNTGNSEQGVKNNPEGGWWYIVLFGTGSYNGVSLLTDYFSAEEITDGEVVTPLSGNMYSVKYYMINVPAGQVQLDIHTWGGTDNCELYAYHQSCTTAGCSYKSENTGNDEQILLTNPEGGWWYIVVYGAESFDGVSLTASYTKEITNGEVVTPLSADEGIFQYFKIYIPTRQSRLEVSTWGGTGDCKLYVRYGRSGCSLLVSSSEGNEEKIVVNSPIAGWWYVSLYATKGYNNVSLTANYFIAEELTDGERVGPLSGATGSTQYFMINVPEGQSTLKVKTWGGTGNCDLLVYHESCRVKECEYSSSNSGNDERLAIDNPYSGWWYIVLYSVRNTYSGVYLIADYSVSIEGEGVLEGEGIVEGTPEGIPEGVIEGTPEGTPEGVVEGTPEGTPEGEGIVEGTPEGTTEGEGIFEGSVEGEGLAEGEGEAIQEIFDEQTVGP